The Leopardus geoffroyi isolate Oge1 chromosome C1, O.geoffroyi_Oge1_pat1.0, whole genome shotgun sequence sequence AGTAGTAGAgcctgaatttgaatccaggcaggTTAAAGAATTATTGATTTAATAATCGAGCTCATGAAGGCCAGGATCTgagaatttatattaataaattaataagccttctttatgatttaaaaacattttttaaagtttatttattttttgagatagagcatgagcaggggaagagagaggagacacagaatctaaagcaggttccaagctctgagttgtgagcacagagcccaatgcagggctcaaactcacgaaccgtgagatcatgacctgagctgacgttggacgcttaaccaactgagccacccaggtgcccctgatttttttacAGGAGAGAAAATTCCTTCATGTTGAAAATACATAATGTAATTAGCAGTAACCTGTAGTACtatatataaagataataaaCTAATAATACTAGTACTTACATTTAACATATGGCTACCTTggttaaaaacaaggaaatttcaTAGTGATCACCAAAAATTACTTGCCTTTACTGTTACATACACTGGTAAgccattaaaatagaaatattcatATAGCTATTTTTACAACTCTGAATCACTTTTCAAAACAGTTCCACAAACCTTATGAATTTAAATTCTGAAATGGGCCACAATGGGGAAAAAGGCAATTAAACAAGGTATAGTTTTCTCCTTCGGCTGCTaatggtgaaaataataaaagatcatttttcttttaacaaccTTTCTTACAAGAAAAATTAATGACATATAAAACATTGTATCTTATATCATTACATACAAACCTGTCTTTGACAGTATGATTCTTTGAGTTTCTTGAGATGTGTTGTCATTTTCACTTTGAAGTGAATCTCACTGCTATCCtaaggagatgaaagaaaaataattatcccTTTGTGTAAACTATTTGCTttgcttgaaaaaaattatttaagtacaCATATAGTACAAATAGAAACATAAACCCTGTCACTTTCCCACcaaaatactctttttaaaatacacgaatatatatatatatatatatatatatatatatatatacacatatatatatacatatatacatatatacatatatatatacacacacatattctttttaacattCCTAACAGGGTTTATTAGAATACTCTAAGCATCCTCAAAGTTACTTAATGtccatttcaaaagaaatttacaGTCTGTCCTGGATGTTAAAATTAGcagtataaataaaaacatgtatatcAAAGAATGTATTCCTTCATAGTTACATGTCtactctattttcaaaataaagagaagtTAAACTATCACAAACACCCAAAAGCAACTCAAAACAAAAAGTACCCCCCCAACAACTGAAGCACTGTTGAAGGTGGTCAAACCTATAAGAGAAGCATATACCATAAAATAACAGACAAGAAATTCATTTCTGCACAAAGTCACCCCAGAGTCTGGTTTCTCTCACATAAGTAACATGAATAAGAACCTGAGTGAGTCAAAGTAATTTATGGCGCCAGGTTCTTTTCTTCTACCCAGACTGCCAAACAAACCATCAGGCaaccatccaaaaaaaaaaaaaaaaaaaaaaaaaaaaaaaaaccaatactggggggtgcttaggtggctcagttgttgagcatcTGCTTcttcatttaggctcaggtcatgatctcagggtcatggatttcgcttagcataataccctccagttccacccatgtagttgcaaatggcaagatttcattctttttgattgcagagtaatactccattgtatatgtatgccacatctttatccagtcatcctcgatgggcatttgggctcttgccatacttaggctattgtcgatagcactgctatgaacattggggtgcaggtgccccttcaaaacagcacacctgtatcccttggataaatacctagtagtgcaattgcagggtcgtagagtagttctatttttaattttttgaggaacctccatactgtttttcagagtggctccaccagtttgcattcccataaatcaataattcttaaaaatgtaattcatagCATAGAACATATAGATCAATGTTAGAATAAACTGACAGCCCAAAAATAAAGCCACATATATCTATAGTCGAATGATTTTTTGCAAGGATGCCAACCAACTCAATGGGAAAAGGATCGACTTTTCAAACAGTAGTTTGGGACAaatggatagccacatgcaaaaaaaaaaaaagttagaatctACCTCAAACTAACACAAAAAGTACTCAAAATCATCAAAACTTAATGCTaagaactaaaaccataaaaattttagaaaaatctacAGGTATAAATCTCTGTGACCCTGGATTAGGCAACAGTTTCTTAGATACAACTccaaaatcacagcaagaaaagaaaaaataaattcaattaatcaaaattaaaaactgttggggcgcttgggtggctcagtctgatgagcatctgacttcggttcaggtcatgatctcacagtctgtgagtctgagtcccacggtgggctctgggctgacagctcagagcctggaacctgcttcagattctgtgtccctctctcgctctgcccctccctcgctcatgctctgtctctctctctctcaagaataaaaaatttaaaaattttttctaaaaatggaaaaaagatctgaatagacatttcttcaaagaggatgtacaaatggccaataagaacatgaaaagatgctgaacatcattagccatcagggaaatacaaaacaaaagcacaatgaggggcgcctgactgtcagaagagcatgcaactcttgttctcggggtcgtgagttcgaaccccatgttgggtattGAGattacctacctatctacctacctacctacatacatacatagtgcCACACCACTTCACACACACCTGGatgactataattaaaaaaagataagagcaaGCATTGACCAGAATATGGAGAAAGTAGACCTTCACACAATgctgttgctgggaatgtaaaatggtaaagcCACTGCtgaagacagtttggcaattcctcaaaaagttaaataaagtcTGGAATATTAGACCCAGTAATTCCACACCTAGATACATACCCAAGAGAATCAAACACATCcctccacacaaaaacttatacatggATGTTCAGAGCAAAATTATTCAGAATaaccaaaatgaggaaacaaaagagcccaaatgtcccttaacaaatgaatggataacaaactggtatattcatacaaagaaatattattcagcaataaaaaggaataaaacactgATTCATGCTGCAActtggatgaactttgaaaatatattaaatgagaggattccaggaagatggcggcgtaggaggacgctgggctcaccgcgcgtcctgctgatcaattagattccacctacacctgcctaaataacccagaaaaccgccagaggattagcagaacggagtcgccggagccaagcgcagacgagaggcccacggaagagggtaggaaaggcggtgaggcggtgcgcgctccacggactggcgggagggagccggggcggaggggcagctcgccggccaagcagagccccggagtctggcctgcaaaagcggaggggcctgacggactgtgttccgacagcaagcgcgacttagcgtctgggaggtcataagttaacagctctgctcagaaagcgggaaggctggaggacaaagggagggagagctgctgagcccccggacgacagagctcagtttggtggggaacaaaggcgctcgccagcgccatctcccccgcccatcccccagccaaaatcccaaagagaaccagttcctgccagggaacttcctcgctccgcgcaaacacccaactctctgcttctgcggagccaaacctccggcagcggatctgactccctcccgctgccacagggcccctcctgaagtggatcacctaaggagaagcgacctaagcctgcccctcctgcccctgtgcaccttgcctacccaccccagctaataccccagatccccagcatcacaagcctggcagtgtgcaagtagcccaaacgggccacgcccccacagtgaatcccgcccctaggagaggggaagagaaggcacacaccagtcggactgtggccccagcggtgggccgggggcagacatcaggtcggagtgcggccccgcccaccaactccagttatacaccacagcacaggggaagtgccctgcaggtcctcaccacgccagggactatccaaaatgaccaagcggaagaattcccctcagaagaatctccaggaaataacaacagctaatgagctgatcaaaaaggatttaaataatataacagaaagtgaatttagaataatagtcataaaattaatcgccgggcttgaaaacagtatacaggacagcagagaatcccttgctacagagatcaagggactaaggaacagtcatgaggagctgaaaaacgctttaaatgaaatgcaaaacaaaatggagaccaccacagctcggattgaagaggcagaggagagaataggtgaactagaagataaagttatggaaaaagaggaagctgagagaaagagagataaaaaaatccaggagtatgaggggaaaattagagaactaagtgatacactaaaaagaaataatatacgcataattggtatcccagaggaggaagagagagggaaaggtgctgaaggggtacttgaagaaataatagctgagaacttccctgaactggggaaggaaaaagccattgaaatccaagaggcacagagaactcccttcagacggaacctgaatcgatcttctgcacgacatatcatagtgaaactggcaaaatacaaggataaagagaaaattctgaaagcagcaaggggtaaacgtgccctcacatataaagggagacctataagactcgtgactgatctctcttttgaaacttggcaggccagaaagaattggcacgagattttcagtgtgctaaacagaaaaaatatgcagccgagaatcttttatccagcaagtctgtcatttagaatagaaggagagataaaggtcttcccaaacaaacaaaaactgaaggaatttgtcaccactaaaccagccctacaagagatcctaagggggaccctgtgagacaaaataccagagacatcactacaagcataaaatatacagacatcacaatgactctaaacccatatctttctataataacactgaatgtaaatggattaaatgcgccaaccaaaagacatagggtatcagaatggataaaaaaagaagacccatctatttgctgtctacaagagactcattttagacctgaggacacctttagattgagagtgaggggatggagaactatttatcatgctactggaagccaaaagaaagctggagtagccatacttatatcagacaaactagactttaaattaaaggctgtaacaagagatgaagaaggacattatataatagttacagggtctatccatcaggaagagctaacaattataaatgtctatgcgccgaataccggagcccccaaatatataaaacaactactcataaacataagcaaccttattgataagaatgtggtaattgcaggggactttaacaccccacttacagaaatggatagatcatctagacacacggtcaataaagaaacaagggccctgaatgagacattggatcagatggacttgacagatatatttagaactctgcatcccaaagcaacagaatatactttcttctcgagtgcacatggaacattctccaagatagatcacatactgggtcacaaaacagccctccataagtttaccagaattgaaattataccatgcatactttcagaccacaatgctatgaagcttgaaatcaaccacagaaaaaagtctggaaaacctccaaaagcatggaggttaaagagcatcctactaacgaatgagtgggtcaaccaggcaattagagaagaaataaaaaaatatatggaaacaaacgaaaatgaaaatacaacaatccaaacgctttgggacgcagcgaaggcagtcctgagaggaaaatacattgcaatccaggcctatctcaagaaacaagaaaaatcccaaatacaaaatctaacagcacacctaaaggaaatggaagcagaacagcaaaggcagcctaaacccagcagaagaagagaaataataaagatcagagcagaaataaacaatatagagtctaaaaaaactgtagagcagatcaatgaaaccaagagttggttttttgaaaaaataaacaaaattgacaaacctctagccaggcttctcaaaaagaaaagggagatgacccaaatagataaaatcatgaatgaaaatggaattattacaaccaatccctcagagatacaaacaattatcagggaatactatgaaaaattatatgccaacaaattggacaacctggaagaaatggacaaattcctgaacacccacactcttccaaaactcaaccaggaggaaatagaaagcttgaacagacccataaccagcgaagaaattgaatcggttattaaaaatctcccaacaaataagactccaggaccagatggcttcccaggggagttctaccagacgtttaaagcagagataatacctatccttctcaagctattccaagaaatagaaagggaaggaaaacttccagactcattctatgaagccagtattactttgattcctaaactagatagagacccagtaaaaaaagagaactaccggccaatatccctgatgaatacggatgcaaaaattctcaataagatactagcaaatcgaattcaacggcatataaaaagaattattcaccatgatcaagtgggattcattcctgggatgcagggctggttcaacattcgcaaatcaatcaacgtgatccatcacattaacaaaaaaaaagagaagaaccatatgatcctgtcaatcgatgcagaaaaggcctttgacaaaatccagcaccctttcttaataaaaacccttgagaaagtcgggatagaaggaacatacttaaagatcataaaagccatttatgaaaagcccacagctaacatcatcctcaacggggaaaaactgagagctttttccctgagatcaggaacacgacagggatgcccactctcaccgctgttgtttaacatagtgctggaagttctagcatcagcaatcagacaacaaaaggaaatcaaaggcatcaaaattggcaaagatgaagtcaagctttcgctctttgcagatgacatgatattatacatggaaaatccgatagactccaccaaaagtctgctagaattgatacatgaattcagcaaagttgcaggatacaaaatcaatgtacagaaatcagttgcattcttatacactaacaatgaagcaacagaaagacaaataaagaaactgatcccattcacaattgcaccaagaagcataaaatacctaggaataaatctaaccaaagatgtaaaggatctgtatgctgaaaactatagaaagcttacgaaggaaattgaagaagatttaaagaaatggaaagacattccctgctcatggattggaaaaataaatattgtcaaaatgtcaatactacccaaagctatctacacattcaatgcaatcccaatcaaaattgcaccagcattcttctcgaaactagaacaagcaatcctaaaattcatatggaaccacaaaaggccccgaatagccaaaggaattttgaagaagaagaccaaagcaggaggcatcacaatcccagactttagcctctactacaaagctgtcatcatcaagacagcatggtattggcacaaaaacagacacatagaccaatggaatagaatagaaaccccagaactagacccacaaacgtatggtcaactcatctttgacaaagcaggaaagaacatccaatggaaaaaagacagcctctttaacaaatggtgctgggagaactggacagcaacatgcagaaggttgaaactagaccactttctcacaccattcacaaaaataaactcaaaatggataaaggacctgaatgtgagacaggaaaccatcaaaaccttagaggagaaagcaggaaaagacctctctgacctcagccgtagcaatctcttactcgacacatccccaaaggcaagggaattaaaagcaaaagtgaattactgggaccttatgaagataaaaagcttctgcacagcaaaggaaacaaccaacaaaactaaaaggcaaccaacggaatgggaaaagatatttgcaaatgacatatcggacaaagggctagtatccagaatctataaagagctcaccaaactccacacccgaaaaacaaataacccagtgaagaaatgggcagaaaacatgaatagacacttctctaaagaagacatccggatggccaacaggcacatgaaaagatgttcagcgtcgctccttatcagggaaatacaaatcaaaaccacactcaggtatcacctcacgccagtcagagtggccaaaatgaacaaatcaggagactatagatgctggcgaggatgtggagaaacgggaaccctcttgcactgttggtgggaatgcaaattggtgcagccgctctggaaaacagtgtggaggttcctcagaaaattaaaaatagacctaccctatgacccagcaatagcactgctgggaatttatccaagggatacaggagtactgatgcataggggcacttgtaccccaatgttcacagcagcactctcaacaatagccaaattatggaaagagcctaaatgtccatcaactgatgaatggataaagaaattgtggtttatatacacaatggaatactacgtggcaatgagaaaaaatgaaatatggccttttgtagcaacgtggatggaactggagagtgtgatgctaagtgaaataagccatacagagaaagacagataccatatggtttcactcttatgtggaccctgagaaacgtaacaggaacccgtgggggagggggaggaaaaaaggaaaaaaaaaaaaaaaaaaaaaaaaaagaggttagagtgggagagagccaaagcataagagactgttaaaaactgagaacaaactgagggttgatggggggtgggagggaggagagggtgggtgatgggtattgaggagggcaccttttgggatgagcactgggtgttttatggaaaccaatttggacaataaatttcatatattataaaaaataaaaaaaaaaataatggtgaaaaaaaaaaaaaaaaaaaaaaaaaaaaaaaagaaaatatattaaatgaaagaaactagtcacaaaaggccacatatcatgtgattccatttatatgaaatgtccaaaacaggcaaatccataaaaacaaaaaataaatcagtggttgCTAGAGGCTGGCCGGGGAGAGGATAGGGAATAGTGCTAATGAGTAGAGTAtgtcttttggggatgatgaaaatgttctggaactaaaTAGTGGTAATGGTGCACAGCATATCCTTGTGGAATATATAAAGGCCACTGAATCATACACGTAAAAATGGTGAGTATTGGtatgcccagctggctcagttagttggtagagcatacaactcttgatcttggggttgtaggttcaagccccacatcagatggagattacctaaaaaaataaaatcttaaaaaataataaaataaatggtgatTTTTATGGTACAcgaattaaatattaattaaaatttttttaagtaagggacacctgggtggctcagtcagttaagcatccaactgttgatctcagctcagatcatgaactcacatcaggctctgcactgccagactgagcctgcttgggattttgtctctccctcactctgccccttccccacttgtgcactcgcgctctctctctctcaaaacagattaactttaaaaaaaattcataaaaattatcaGTTAAGATAATCacagaaaatggggaaaggatatgaacaaagaatataaacatagtaggtcagtagtagcctaatgctacatcACAAAGCCTGCATCActtacctcacttcatctcatcatgtaggcattttatcatctcatatcatCACAAGGGTGAGTatagtacagtaagatattttgagagagagatcacattcaCATGACATATTACAATATAcagttataattgttctattttattattactgttgctaatctcttactgagcctaatttacaaattaaactttaCCAGAGGTGTGGATGtacaggaaaaaacatagtacaaatagggttcagtactatccacGGTTTCAAGCATTCAATGAAGGTCTTGGAAAATACTGCCGCAGATAAGGGGGAACTACTATATGAAGATTCATTCCTCCAACAATTTTCAACTAACCTTAATTATCAGTTAACATCTCAAGAAAGGTCAATAAAGATACAGTCTGGGGAAAAGACAtgccaggaaagagaaaggggtcAGTAAAAGGACTACTGAGAGGCCCTTTTACGGTTGGCCCTAGCTTTATCACTCAATAGTATTTACTATATTTGCCACTGAAGCATGCTAACCAAGAAAAgttttttatttggagaaattaaGATAATCTAAATCTGCATAGCAGATCTGCCTAGCAGATCAATAGAACAGTATGAACCTCTTCTACCTCCCACAACAGATGCATGTATAGTAAatgaaaatgccatttttaaataatttgccttactgaaatcattttttatgTATCAGAAATTACTCATTTTAGAgagttaaaggagaaaaataatgaaactcacCTGTCCAATGACTTTGAGTTTAATGtattctccttccttcttatcCCCCAAGTCTTCAGTTGAAGGTTTTGCCTCctgaaataaaagtatattcaAAGATAAAGTTCCTATATGCTATTGTAATTACTTACTCATGAACACCCATTACTTTCACTGAGTACAAAATCTGTACTTGAGAATAAAACAGCATTTATTTTCTCTGCCACACCAATTAAGCAAAAAACCTAAGTCAATTACTGTTTCAAATACCAGTGTTCCAGAAGTCAAAATAGAGGTCtcttatttgacaataaatttcatataataataaaaaaaaagattaaaagatttgacaaaaaatttcatataataataaaaaaagataaaaaaaatagaggtctCTTATTGTGATATCCTACAGTAATACGTCTAAGACCCCACCATGCATAGGAATCAACTGAGGGACTTTTTAAACAACTGCTGGGCCCCACTCCCAACTTTTTATTCAGTAGGTGAGGGGTAGGGCTGtaaatacatttctaacaagttacCACTTGGTGCTAATTCTGCTGAGCAGAGGACAACCTACCCTACAGTCAACTCCTATTAGTCAGAAGTTCATTCTCCATCAACCAAACATTCTGAACCCAAGATTCTCTTGTCAGAGCCTATCAGAGAAGTTAACTACTCCAACTGCAAAACTAtactaaaaaacataaattaatcaTATTAGTATAAGCAAGGtctatttagaaaggaaaatcaaaCAGCATATTGGTCTAATGTACTCTAGGATCAAAACAAATCAATTTTATATCATCTATTATTTTAGACTATCTGAAGCAGTCTatccaattttaaaacattaggcTTGGCTGAAAAAGCTTAGGGTAGTaagtagaataagaaaaaagtatagagtaggtaggaaaaagaaagaggagacaaaatttgaagagagaaaagagggttataaaataatttctaattaagggatattgaaaagaaaatgaagttaacAGAATAAACTAGTTAAAACAATTTCATCATGAAGTATCTAAGAAAAGCCATTTTACTAAAGGAGGTAGCTTCACTAAATAGTACATTAAAAGTagctttcctggggcacctgggtggctcagtcggttaagtgtccgacttcggctcaggtcatgatctcatggtttgagttcgagccccgtgtcggtctctgtgctgacagcttggagcctggaacctgcttcaaattctggtacctccctctcactctgcccctcccctgctcatactctctctctgtctctcaaaaataaatgtttaaaaaaattttttttctaaataaaaaaaaaaaaagtagctttccTGTTTACCTTAGTTTGGCCACCAAATCAGCCACTTATTTACACATATGCTCTTCTgttaaatatataacaatttcTGTTAATCCACACTTGATAAGAATATAACCAACCATATTATATTGTACAAGTAAAATAACAGGGCCATATTACCTGTGTACCTCATGCCAGAAACTTAAAACTAAAACTcttcaacaataaaaatttaacagaACATTTTAAACTAGAAGTAGCTTTTAACTTTAAGATACAGGCTAGAGTCCAAGGAAATGCTTAGACAACAGAATTGACTTCGTTAGTGTAAGTCCTTGCCTGTTTTTCATTCTGCAGTGCTTTCAACATTTGCTGACTACTGCATATTACGGCAACAGACAAAATGAACCTTCTTTAGTGAGACAGTCTTTCACCTGAAAACTAGAAGActgtcttcaaatacagtcacatcaccacatttctatgaatttatatTCATAGTTAACAGCTGCTTCTTCTTTAAGTATCTAGAGAGGGTTAGGACAGCTTATTCCACACAGTGAAGAGCAATGAAGCGGAGTTCTCTTTAACTGGGAGGAAAAGGGGTGTTAGGAAGCGTTGTTTGAATTAATACAAAGAAGGAGTAtcgccacccccacctccagcagcCATCCATCAGTACAATGGGAGTGATTTTGCTCCAGTTTTCTTAGCTAAGATGGCTACAGAGGCTACTCaaggaaagacaaaagaattctttcccctcctccacagTTTTTCTCAACTACAGCTTCTCTAATTGGATAACTACTCCTATCAAAAAGCATTAATAGCTCCCAGTTCTTTAAGGCCTAGAACCAAACTCCACAGCACCAAATTCAGTTTCCATTACCAAACTCAATTCCCATTTTTCTACCACTTTCTTTACAAACCTGAGGATACGGTTAAATTGGACTATTTGGTGTTTCCTGAAAAGTCTACCAGCATTCTTCCACCTTCAACCCGTTTCCACAACCTAGAATATACCTCCTCCCCTCAACTTTTCCTGAAATCACCTCAAAGAAATCCATCCCACATGTCATTTGAAGTCCAGTATTAAaaactctgggggtgcctgggtggctcagttggttaagcgtccaacttcggctcaggtcatgatctcatggtttgtgagttcaagccccacaatgggctctgtgctgacagctcggagcctggagcctgactgaattctttgtctccctctctctctgcttctcccctgctcgtgctctgtctctcaaaaacaaataaatacatttttaaaaactctaacagggcgccttggtggctcagtaggttgatcatctgactcttcatttcggctcaggtcatgatcccagggtcatgggatcgagctctgtgtcaggctctgcgctgagtagGGAGCCTACTGGAAGTTCTCTCTCCCCTCAACTCCCaatctctgtctaaaataaaaaataaataaaacaaaattcttccaggagattaaaaaagcaaaacaaaacaaaaactcttccaGGAACCACAGCACCCCCCCAACCTTCCAACTAggattaatattttccttt is a genomic window containing:
- the SUMO1 gene encoding small ubiquitin-related modifier 1 isoform X2 — encoded protein: MSDQEAKPSTEDLGDKKEGEYIKLKVIGQDSSEIHFKVKMTTHLKKLKESYCQRQLGMEEEDVIEVYQEQTGGHSTI
- the SUMO1 gene encoding small ubiquitin-related modifier 1 isoform X1 → MSDQEAKPSTEDLGDKKEGEYIKLKVIGQDSSEIHFKVKMTTHLKKLKESYCQRQGVPMNSLRFLFEGQRIADNHTPKELGMEEEDVIEVYQEQTGGHSTI